In one window of Gossypium arboreum isolate Shixiya-1 chromosome 4, ASM2569848v2, whole genome shotgun sequence DNA:
- the LOC108460549 gene encoding uncharacterized protein LOC108460549 isoform X3, translating into MNRSFRAQQETAMQAAVLKQRQQLRASMMKEKEEELALFLEMRKREKEQSDLLLNHSYEDFDAPLASTTTPPRKAAAAADDFLNSDGDKNDYDWLLTPPGTPLFPSLEMESQKTVMSQIGTPKARPTALKSRLANPQPESAARGNLALNQPALSPGLNSTGIRRPSSSGGPGSRPATPTGRPTLTGSKPTRSSTPTSRATLQSTKPSISASKPVAKPLTSSTKPTVSAAKAPSPATKPTVSARSSTPTRSTARSSTPTARSSIPSSKPASRAATPTRRPSTPSNTPSISAPPIKSSSSVTKPTPAASRNSVPSRGASPTVASRPWKPSEMPGFSLDAPPNLRTTLPDRPLSATRGRPGAPSARSSSVEPGAIGRPRRQSCSPSRGRLPNGAMLHLSGGSVPAVSRGYSKASDNVSPVVIGTKMVERVINMRKLAPPKQDDKNSPQGNSSGKSASPDSSGFGRTLSKKSLDMAIRHMDIRRSIPGNLRPLMTNIPASSMYSVRSGHTRSRTISVLDSPLATSSNGSSELSVNNNGHCFDGSEVEDDIGSERVGRSPSRVHAR; encoded by the exons ATGAATCGGAGCTTTAGGGCTCAGCAAGAAACGGCAATGCAAGCGGCGGTGTTGAAACAACGGCAACAATTAAGAGCTTCGATGATGaaagagaaagaagaagagcTTGCATTGTTTCTCGAGATGCGAAAACGTGAGAAAGAACAGAGTGATCTTCTTCTTAATCACTCCTATGAGGACTTCGACGCTCCATTAG CATCAACAACGACTCCGCCGAGAAAAGCGGCTGCCGCTGCCGATGATTTTCTTAATTCTGATGGTGATAAAAATGATTATGACTG GCTTTTAACACCTCCTGGTACTCCTCTTTTTCCTTCCTTGGAGATGGAGTCACAGAAGACTGTAATGAGTCAGATTGGTACTCCCAAGGCTCGTCCAACTGCCCTGAAATCtaga CTAGCAAATCCCCAGCCTGAGTCTGCTGCTAGAGGCAACTTAGCACTGAATCAACCGGCTCTATCACCTGGATTGAATTCTACAGGGATTCGGAGGCCATCATCATCAGGGGGTCCAGGTTCAAGACCTGCAACACCCACTGGACGACCTACATTGACTGGATCTAAACCTACGAGATCATCAACACCAACATCTCGGGCCACGTTACAGTCGACTAAACCCTCTATTTCTGCATCCAAGCCTGTAGCAAAACCTTTAACTTCGTCAACTAAGCCCACAGTTTCTGCAGCCAAGGCTCCATCTCCTGCAACTAAGCCCACAGTTTCTGCAAGATCCTCCACACCAACAAGGTCCACAGCTAGGTCTTCTACACCAACTGCAAGATCTTCTATACCTTCATCCAAACCTGCATCAAGAGCAGCTACACCAACTCGTCGACCATCAACTCCATCAAATACTCCTAGTATATCTGCCCCTCCAATTAAATCATCTTCTTCAGTTACAAAGCCAACTCCTGCAGCATCCAGAAATTCTGTACCATCACGTGGTGCCTCACCGACTGTAGCATCTAGACCATGGAAGCCTTCTGAAATGCCTGGTTTCTCACTTGATGCTCCACCAAATTTAAGAACAACACTCCCTGATAGACCACTTTCGGCCACCAGAGGTAGGCCTGGAGCGCCAAGTGCTCGATCTTCTTCTGTTGAACCAGGTGCCATTGGTAGACCGAGACGACAGTCATGCTCTCCTTCAAGAGGACGCCTCCCTAATGGTGCGATGCTGCATTTAAGTGGTGGCTCTGTTCCTGCAGTAAGTCGTGGCTATTCCAAAGCTAGTGACAATGTGAGTCCTGTTGTTATTGGAACAAAAATGGTTGAGAGAGTGATAAACATGCGGAAATTGGCACCACCCAAGCAAGATGATAAAAATTCTCCTCAGGGTAACTCCTCTGGGAAGTCTGCTTCACCAGACAGTTCAGGCTTTGGAAGAACACTTTCAAAGAAATCACTGGATATGGCTATAAGGCATATG GATATAAGGCGAAGCATTCCTGGAAATTTACGGCCGTTGATGACAAATATTCCAGCATCATCTATGTACAGTGTGCGATCAGGTCATACACGAAGCAGAACAATTAGTGTCTTGGATTCCCCTCTTGCTACAAGCAGTAATGGTAGTTCAGAGCTTAGTGTGAATAATAATGGCCATTGTTTTGATGGGAGCGAAGTAGAAGATGATATTGGCAGCGAGAGAGTTGGTCGATCCCCTAGCCGTGTCCATGCCAGGTGA
- the LOC108460549 gene encoding uncharacterized protein LOC108460549 isoform X2 translates to MNRSFRAQQETAMQAAVLKQRQQLRASMMKEKEEELALFLEMRKREKEQSDLLLNHSYEDFDAPLGSKPGTSPIFNLSASTTTPPRKAAAAADDFLNSDGDKNDYDWLLTPPGTPLFPSLEMESQKTVMSQIGTPKARPTALKSRLANPQPESAARGNLALNQPALSPGLNSTGIRRPSSSGGPGSRPATPTGRPTLTGSKPTRSSTPTSRATLQSTKPSISASKPVAKPLTSSTKPTVSAAKAPSPATKPTVSARSSTPTRSTARSSTPTARSSIPSSKPASRAATPTRRPSTPSNTPSISAPPIKSSSSVTKPTPAASRNSVPSRGASPTVASRPWKPSEMPGFSLDAPPNLRTTLPDRPLSATRGRPGAPSARSSSVEPGAIGRPRRQSCSPSRGRLPNGAMLHLSGGSVPAVSRGYSKASDNVSPVVIGTKMVERVINMRKLAPPKQDDKNSPQGNSSGKSASPDSSGFGRTLSKKSLDMAIRHMDIRRSIPGNLRPLMTNIPASSMYSVRSGHTRSRTISVLDSPLATSSNGSSELSVNNNGHCFDGSEVEDDIGSERVGRSPSRVHAR, encoded by the exons ATGAATCGGAGCTTTAGGGCTCAGCAAGAAACGGCAATGCAAGCGGCGGTGTTGAAACAACGGCAACAATTAAGAGCTTCGATGATGaaagagaaagaagaagagcTTGCATTGTTTCTCGAGATGCGAAAACGTGAGAAAGAACAGAGTGATCTTCTTCTTAATCACTCCTATGAGGACTTCGACGCTCCATTAG GATCTAAACCTGGAACTTCACCGATATTTAATCTTTCAGCATCAACAACGACTCCGCCGAGAAAAGCGGCTGCCGCTGCCGATGATTTTCTTAATTCTGATGGTGATAAAAATGATTATGACTG GCTTTTAACACCTCCTGGTACTCCTCTTTTTCCTTCCTTGGAGATGGAGTCACAGAAGACTGTAATGAGTCAGATTGGTACTCCCAAGGCTCGTCCAACTGCCCTGAAATCtaga CTAGCAAATCCCCAGCCTGAGTCTGCTGCTAGAGGCAACTTAGCACTGAATCAACCGGCTCTATCACCTGGATTGAATTCTACAGGGATTCGGAGGCCATCATCATCAGGGGGTCCAGGTTCAAGACCTGCAACACCCACTGGACGACCTACATTGACTGGATCTAAACCTACGAGATCATCAACACCAACATCTCGGGCCACGTTACAGTCGACTAAACCCTCTATTTCTGCATCCAAGCCTGTAGCAAAACCTTTAACTTCGTCAACTAAGCCCACAGTTTCTGCAGCCAAGGCTCCATCTCCTGCAACTAAGCCCACAGTTTCTGCAAGATCCTCCACACCAACAAGGTCCACAGCTAGGTCTTCTACACCAACTGCAAGATCTTCTATACCTTCATCCAAACCTGCATCAAGAGCAGCTACACCAACTCGTCGACCATCAACTCCATCAAATACTCCTAGTATATCTGCCCCTCCAATTAAATCATCTTCTTCAGTTACAAAGCCAACTCCTGCAGCATCCAGAAATTCTGTACCATCACGTGGTGCCTCACCGACTGTAGCATCTAGACCATGGAAGCCTTCTGAAATGCCTGGTTTCTCACTTGATGCTCCACCAAATTTAAGAACAACACTCCCTGATAGACCACTTTCGGCCACCAGAGGTAGGCCTGGAGCGCCAAGTGCTCGATCTTCTTCTGTTGAACCAGGTGCCATTGGTAGACCGAGACGACAGTCATGCTCTCCTTCAAGAGGACGCCTCCCTAATGGTGCGATGCTGCATTTAAGTGGTGGCTCTGTTCCTGCAGTAAGTCGTGGCTATTCCAAAGCTAGTGACAATGTGAGTCCTGTTGTTATTGGAACAAAAATGGTTGAGAGAGTGATAAACATGCGGAAATTGGCACCACCCAAGCAAGATGATAAAAATTCTCCTCAGGGTAACTCCTCTGGGAAGTCTGCTTCACCAGACAGTTCAGGCTTTGGAAGAACACTTTCAAAGAAATCACTGGATATGGCTATAAGGCATATG GATATAAGGCGAAGCATTCCTGGAAATTTACGGCCGTTGATGACAAATATTCCAGCATCATCTATGTACAGTGTGCGATCAGGTCATACACGAAGCAGAACAATTAGTGTCTTGGATTCCCCTCTTGCTACAAGCAGTAATGGTAGTTCAGAGCTTAGTGTGAATAATAATGGCCATTGTTTTGATGGGAGCGAAGTAGAAGATGATATTGGCAGCGAGAGAGTTGGTCGATCCCCTAGCCGTGTCCATGCCAG GTAA
- the LOC108458527 gene encoding uncharacterized protein LOC108458527 — translation MSRELSVLNRNHQNIWEWLTWVFSQGTTEQIRYFCCGLWLVWFNRNRLIYDKINVSRRAIAKQTYSYISELNEIKEKRLIVQSNGSAVQERRRSGVTIYFDAAIDQQAFRSASGLFVRDEEGQILASKTTIHSEIANPFIAEVHAGLQAVKLGLLMGLNKLEIVGDSKTVIKKCQNIEIDKLNIGAIIRDIQHKKGRFQEIKFHFIPNKENFYAHALAKEALKREVNHYLVGGLPDFDRQASEERSPREPD, via the exons ATGTCAAGGGAATTATCG GTACTTAATCGTAATCACCAGAATATATGGGAATGGCTTACCTGGGTCTTTAGCCAAGGAACGACTGAACAGATTCGTTATTTTTGCTGCGGCCTTTGGCTAGTTTGGTTCAATAGAAATCggttaatatatgataaaataaatgTATCAAGGAGGGCCATTGCGAAACAAACTTACAGTTATATTTCTGAGTTGAACGAGATTAAAGAAAAGAGACTTATCGTTCAGTCTAATGGAAGCGCTGTACAGGAAAGAAGAAGATCAGGAGTCACAATTTACTTTGACGCGGCCATTGACCAACAAGCCTTCAGATCGGCATCAGGACTGTTTGTACGAGACGAGGAAGGACAAATTCTTGCATCAAAAACGACCATCCACTCCGAAATCGCAAATCCATTTATAGCAGAAGTGCATGCAGGGTTACAAGCAGTCAAGTTAGGGTTATTAATGGGTCTAAACAAACTGGAAATTGTGGGAGATTCAAAGACAGTAATTAAAAAATGCCAGAACATAGAGATAGACAAATTGAACATCGGTGCAATCATCAGAGATATTCAGCATAAGAAAGGCAGATTTCAAGAGATAAAGTTCCATTTCATACCCAACAAAGAAAATTTTTATGCTCATGCTCTGGCAAAAGAAGCGTTGAAGAGAGAAGTTAACCATTACCTGGTAGGAGGGCTTCCAGATTTTGATCGTCAAGCATCGGAGGAGAGGAGCCCAAGAGAACCGGattga
- the LOC108460549 gene encoding uncharacterized protein LOC108460549 isoform X1, whose translation MNRSFRAQQETAMQAAVLKQRQQLRASMMKEKEEELALFLEMRKREKEQSDLLLNHSYEDFDAPLGSKPGTSPIFNLSASTTTPPRKAAAAADDFLNSDGDKNDYDWLLTPPGTPLFPSLEMESQKTVMSQIGTPKARPTALKSRLANPQPESAARGNLALNQPALSPGLNSTGIRRPSSSGGPGSRPATPTGRPTLTGSKPTRSSTPTSRATLQSTKPSISASKPVAKPLTSSTKPTVSAAKAPSPATKPTVSARSSTPTRSTARSSTPTARSSIPSSKPASRAATPTRRPSTPSNTPSISAPPIKSSSSVTKPTPAASRNSVPSRGASPTVASRPWKPSEMPGFSLDAPPNLRTTLPDRPLSATRGRPGAPSARSSSVEPGAIGRPRRQSCSPSRGRLPNGAMLHLSGGSVPAVSRGYSKASDNVSPVVIGTKMVERVINMRKLAPPKQDDKNSPQGNSSGKSASPDSSGFGRTLSKKSLDMAIRHMDIRRSIPGNLRPLMTNIPASSMYSVRSGHTRSRTISVLDSPLATSSNGSSELSVNNNGHCFDGSEVEDDIGSERVGRSPSRVHAR comes from the exons ATGAATCGGAGCTTTAGGGCTCAGCAAGAAACGGCAATGCAAGCGGCGGTGTTGAAACAACGGCAACAATTAAGAGCTTCGATGATGaaagagaaagaagaagagcTTGCATTGTTTCTCGAGATGCGAAAACGTGAGAAAGAACAGAGTGATCTTCTTCTTAATCACTCCTATGAGGACTTCGACGCTCCATTAG GATCTAAACCTGGAACTTCACCGATATTTAATCTTTCAGCATCAACAACGACTCCGCCGAGAAAAGCGGCTGCCGCTGCCGATGATTTTCTTAATTCTGATGGTGATAAAAATGATTATGACTG GCTTTTAACACCTCCTGGTACTCCTCTTTTTCCTTCCTTGGAGATGGAGTCACAGAAGACTGTAATGAGTCAGATTGGTACTCCCAAGGCTCGTCCAACTGCCCTGAAATCtaga CTAGCAAATCCCCAGCCTGAGTCTGCTGCTAGAGGCAACTTAGCACTGAATCAACCGGCTCTATCACCTGGATTGAATTCTACAGGGATTCGGAGGCCATCATCATCAGGGGGTCCAGGTTCAAGACCTGCAACACCCACTGGACGACCTACATTGACTGGATCTAAACCTACGAGATCATCAACACCAACATCTCGGGCCACGTTACAGTCGACTAAACCCTCTATTTCTGCATCCAAGCCTGTAGCAAAACCTTTAACTTCGTCAACTAAGCCCACAGTTTCTGCAGCCAAGGCTCCATCTCCTGCAACTAAGCCCACAGTTTCTGCAAGATCCTCCACACCAACAAGGTCCACAGCTAGGTCTTCTACACCAACTGCAAGATCTTCTATACCTTCATCCAAACCTGCATCAAGAGCAGCTACACCAACTCGTCGACCATCAACTCCATCAAATACTCCTAGTATATCTGCCCCTCCAATTAAATCATCTTCTTCAGTTACAAAGCCAACTCCTGCAGCATCCAGAAATTCTGTACCATCACGTGGTGCCTCACCGACTGTAGCATCTAGACCATGGAAGCCTTCTGAAATGCCTGGTTTCTCACTTGATGCTCCACCAAATTTAAGAACAACACTCCCTGATAGACCACTTTCGGCCACCAGAGGTAGGCCTGGAGCGCCAAGTGCTCGATCTTCTTCTGTTGAACCAGGTGCCATTGGTAGACCGAGACGACAGTCATGCTCTCCTTCAAGAGGACGCCTCCCTAATGGTGCGATGCTGCATTTAAGTGGTGGCTCTGTTCCTGCAGTAAGTCGTGGCTATTCCAAAGCTAGTGACAATGTGAGTCCTGTTGTTATTGGAACAAAAATGGTTGAGAGAGTGATAAACATGCGGAAATTGGCACCACCCAAGCAAGATGATAAAAATTCTCCTCAGGGTAACTCCTCTGGGAAGTCTGCTTCACCAGACAGTTCAGGCTTTGGAAGAACACTTTCAAAGAAATCACTGGATATGGCTATAAGGCATATG GATATAAGGCGAAGCATTCCTGGAAATTTACGGCCGTTGATGACAAATATTCCAGCATCATCTATGTACAGTGTGCGATCAGGTCATACACGAAGCAGAACAATTAGTGTCTTGGATTCCCCTCTTGCTACAAGCAGTAATGGTAGTTCAGAGCTTAGTGTGAATAATAATGGCCATTGTTTTGATGGGAGCGAAGTAGAAGATGATATTGGCAGCGAGAGAGTTGGTCGATCCCCTAGCCGTGTCCATGCCAGGTGA